DNA sequence from the Tenacibaculum mesophilum genome:
AAATCAAACCAACACATTATTAACTTATAAGTATTTTAGTAAAACTTAAAACATTATTTTACCTCATATCTAGTACATTTCAAGTTATAATTTTATAATTTAGCTATTTAAAATCTTTACACTTCTTGAGGTATTTCATTGAATTAGCATACAACGGAAAAAATTATCATGGATGGCAAATACAACCACACGCAATATCCGTTCAAGAAAAAATAAATAAGGCTATTAGCACTATTTTAAGAAAAGAAATAATTATCGTAGGTGCAGGAAGAACAGATGCTGGCGTGCATGCATCTCAAATGTTTGCTCATTTTGATGTAGAAACCCCACTAAACAGTAATTTCACCTACAAGTTAAACGCTATTTTACCTAATGACATCGTTATCTTTAATACTCAACTAGTACATAACGATGCTCATGCTCGTTTTGATGCACTTAGTAGAAGCTATGAGTACAAAATTTGGCTAGGTAGAAATCCTTTTTTATTAAATACTACTTGGCAATTACACCACCAGCAATTAAATATAGAGTTAATGAATAAAGCCGCTGCAACTCTATATGATTATGAAAATTTTGAATGCTTTTCAAAAGTAAAGACAGATGTACATACATTTAACTGTACTGTAACCAATGCTAAATGGATTAAAAATGGTAATGAGTTAACGTTTCATATCAGTGCCAATCGTTTTTTAAGAAACATGGTTCGTGCTATTGTTGGAACTTTAATTGACGTTGGTTTAGAAAAAATAACTGTAAATGATTTCAAAAAAATCATAGAAAGTAAAAATCGAA
Encoded proteins:
- the truA gene encoding tRNA pseudouridine(38-40) synthase TruA produces the protein MRYFIELAYNGKNYHGWQIQPHAISVQEKINKAISTILRKEIIIVGAGRTDAGVHASQMFAHFDVETPLNSNFTYKLNAILPNDIVIFNTQLVHNDAHARFDALSRSYEYKIWLGRNPFLLNTTWQLHHQQLNIELMNKAAATLYDYENFECFSKVKTDVHTFNCTVTNAKWIKNGNELTFHISANRFLRNMVRAIVGTLIDVGLEKITVNDFKKIIESKNRSKAGVSVPAKGLFLTKVKYEYI